A genomic segment from Torulaspora delbrueckii CBS 1146 chromosome 3, complete genome encodes:
- the RPC53 gene encoding DNA-directed RNA polymerase III subunit C53 (similar to Saccharomyces cerevisiae RPC53 (YDL150W); ancestral locus Anc_7.329), whose product MSGESGSGRLPSLSSSTGKPSLKFKPKAVARRTKEEREASAPKIKAEENPKSFHDKKKDGRKNTGTNNQQRRMAKFLNNTHVISSGPLAAGNFVSEKGSDMRRGFIKSEGGMSSLVQTGLRNIDNGDTISDDEDDEDKDKEHGAKGRSKFNMGREYVVHEIPDDDDEVESDNSGELDEEALQARRVEELFPVRPLRIRHDDLEVVEKKVQEALSDVTTREATPAPGVKREENELKDILTEHESTLKEKLKSLNLQNQFQSLDENETLLEMKSLVADQFSIAKKINKLNDKPNRFILFQLPSKLPHFEDVTPQANEDTAMPDASEETDSKEKKQDASKKNEPVQVSQEALTGNIGSIRVHKSGKISVKIGNVIMDVSRGAETTFLQDVVALNNAGETPSIEALGRVDGRVVVTPRF is encoded by the coding sequence ATGAGTGGTGAAAGTGGGTCAGGAAGATTGCCCTCGCTTAGCTCGTCGACTGGTAAGCCATCGTTGAAGTTTAAGCCTAAGGCTGTGGcgagaagaacaaaagaGGAAAGGGAAGCTAGTGCaccaaagatcaaagcagaagaaaatcCAAAATCGTTCCatgataagaagaaggatggCCGCAAGAATACAGGTACCAATAATCAACAGAGGAGAATGgcaaaatttctcaataATACTCATGTTATCTCATCGGGTCCACTTGCAGCAGGAAATTTTGTGAGTGAAAAAGGCAGTGATATGAGAAGGGGTTTCATTAAAAGTGAAGGCGGGATGTCATCATTGGTTCAAACTGGGCTACGAAATATTGATAATGGAGACACCATTtcggatgatgaagacgacgaGGACAAAGATAAGGAACATGGAGCGAAGGGCAGATCGAAATTCAATATGGGGAGAGAATATGTAGTGCATGAAATACCcgacgacgatgatgaggttGAAAGTGATAATAGCGGAGAGTTAGACGAAGAAGCGTTGCAGGCTAGACGTGTGGAAGAGCTTTTCCCTGTTAGACCACTTCGTATTAGACATGACGACCTCGAAGTAGTGGAAAAGAAGGTCCAGGAAGCTTTGTCTGATGTTACAACTCGTGAAGCTACTCCAGCACCAGGGGtcaagagagaagaaaatgagttgaaagatattTTGACAGAACACGAATCGActctcaaagaaaaactcaaaagtttgaacctccaaaatcaatttcagTCTCTGGATGAGAACGAGACACTACTAGAGATGAAATCTCTGGTTGCTGATCAGTTTTCAAtagcgaagaagataaaCAAATTGAACGATAAACCCAACAGGTTTATACTCTTCCAATTACCATCTAAACTTCCGCACTTTGAAGATGTGACACCACAAGCCAATGAAGACACAGCCATGCCCGATGCATCAGAGGAGACAGATTCTaaagaaaagaagcaagatGCTagcaagaagaacgaaCCAGTCCAAGTCTCTCAGGAAGCTCTAACCGGGAATATTGGCTCTATAAGGGTTCACAAGTCTGGTAAAATTTCGGTGAAGATCGGCAACGTTATCATGGACGTAAGCAGAGGCGCTGAGACCACATTTTTGCAAGATGTCGTGGCATTGAACAACGCGGGAGAGACTCCATCGATTGAAGCACTTGGAAGAGTAGATGGACGAGTAGTAGTTACACCAAGATTCTAA
- the SAS10 gene encoding rRNA-processing protein SAS10 (similar to Saccharomyces cerevisiae SAS10 (YDL153C); ancestral locus Anc_7.330), protein MARKAGKRSNKKHQMTGETGDSYGLNEIDDFASKRDQILLENSNLGTQGADDYESNPDDEEEEVMAMSNEETSSEEEDEEEEEEQEQTDEELDGEQAYRKVFGRKLELHRDPAEDEGGMLGNDNAWGSTKGDYYGADDIDDEETAKEVEKEALRQKKKHLEELNMNDYLDDDLDEEWSKSAKEFDVGEFKESTKQDDKTASIKDILNMDSEAKKNHLQTLFPEFIPLSKEMIQLSDLLEELKSEEESEITKLKICALSTYLGTLSSYFGILLHELNNNDTFATMRDHPVMEMILTSKEVWRQASSLTQKFDQENESQDDDDEDMADPGLEQFDEGKLDGLRSGNSEDVEESDQEEKASEVEDQEEAEDDDSEDDDDVDLDDFEEYVAQSRISKSKINGKQESARTDDYVEGEMADVDSQEKKARKRTLRFYTSKIDQSENKKLDKFKGDDDIPYKERFFERQQRLLEEARKRGQQGPSGADLDTKDYNSGDEATSKAMNNESEKDYFNLTQKRRQERKGARQQAHKEAVKAARHGKLAELVGKVGEDGKRAINYQILKNKGLTPKRKKDDRNSRVKKRKKYEKAQKKLKSVRAVYSGGQSGVYEGEKTGIKKNLTKSVKFKN, encoded by the coding sequence ATGGCGAGAAAGGCTGGCAAGAGGTCGAACAAAAAGCACCAGATGACTGGAGAGACAGGCGATTCATATGGCCTGAATGAGATTGACGATTTTGCATCGAAGAGGGATCAAATATTACTCGAAAACTCCAATCTTGGCACCCAAGGGGCTGATGACTACGAATCTAATCCggacgatgaagaagaagaagtcaTGGCCATGAGTAACGAAGAAACttcatcagaagaagaggatgaagaggaagaggaagaacaagagcaaactgatgaagaattggatgGCGAGCAGGCTTATAGAAAGGTTTTCGGTAGGAAGTTGGAACTGCACAGAGACCCGGCTGAGGATGAAGGAGGCATGCTTGGTAACGACAATGCCTGGGGTAGTACTAAAGGTGATTACTATGGTGCAGATGAcattgacgatgaagagacagCTAAAGAAGtcgagaaagaagctcttCGTCAGAAAAAGAAACACCTTGAAGAGCTTAATATGAATGACTACctggatgatgatttagACGAGGAATGGTCAAAGAGTGCgaaagagtttgatgtGGGAGAGTTCAAAGAGTCTACGAAGCAAGATGACAAGACTGCTTCAATCAAGGATATACTGAATATGGACTCTGAAGCAAAAAAGAATCATTTGCAAACCCTTTTCCCAGAATTCATACCGCTTAGTAAGGAGATGATTCAGCTATCTGATCTACTAGAGGAACTCAAATCTGAAGAGGAGTCAGAAATTACAAAACTAAAGATTTGCGCACTATCGACTTACCTGGGAACTTTGTCCTCTTATTTTGGTATATTACTTCATGAGCTGAATAATAACGACACCTTCGCGACGATGAGGGACCACCCGGTAATGGAGATGATATTGACctcaaaagaagtttggaGACAGGCAAGCTCTCTTACTcagaaatttgatcaagaaaatgagtcacaggatgatgatgatgaagacatGGCGGATCCAGGGCTTGAACAGTTTGACGAAGGCAAGCTCGATGGCTTGAGAAGCGGCAATAGCGAAGATGTCGAGGAAAGTGACCAGGAGGAAAAGGCGTCAGAGGTAGAAGACCAAGAGGAGGCAGAAGACGATGATAGtgaggatgatgacgatgtCGATCTAgatgatttcgaagaatacGTTGCTCAGTCTCGTATATCTAAAAGCAAAATCAATGGCAAACAAGAATCTGCACGTACTGATGATTATGTGGAAGGTGAAATGGCAGACGTTGACTCtcaagaaaagaaagcACGTAAGAGAACGCTGCGTTTCTACACATCTAAGATCGACCAAAGTGAAAACAAGAAGCTTGATAAGTTCAAAGGTGACGATGATATCCCATACAAAGAACGTTTCTTTGAGAGACAGCAAAGATTACTTGAGGAGGCGCGCAAACGTGGTCAACAAGGTCCAAGTGGAGCCGACCTTGACACAAAAGATTATAACTCCGGAGACGAAGCTACTTCTAAGGCTATGAATAATGAATCTGAAAAGGATTACTTCAATCTCACTCAAAAGAGAAGACAGGAGAGAAAAGGCGCTCGACAACAAGCTCATAAGGAAGCTGTCAAAGCTGCAAGGCACGGCAAGCTGGCTGAGCTGGTTGGAAAGGTGGGCGAAGATGGTAAGCGTGCAATCAACTATCAAATTTTAAAGAACAAGGGTCTGACGccgaagaggaagaaggaCGACAGAAATTCGCGtgtcaagaagagaaagaagtacgaaaaagctcaaaagaagctcaaatcTGTTCGGGCTGTTTATTCTGGTGGCCAATCTGGTGTTtatgaaggtgaaaagacAGGTATtaagaagaatttgacgAAATCAGTCAAGTTCAAAAACTAG